The DNA sequence CTGTGAGTTTTTCGAGCTTTGTGAAAGTGAATTTCTTTTCAATTgttttagggaaaaaaataaaaatcaccttaaaagaagaaaaacttccTTTTAACTTTTTGGTACGCACGCACGCAACGCACCCATATATAGTAATAGGATCATTGATTCGGTGGATCATCTTtgtgttaaatattttattatcaatattaataattaaatcgatcttctatttcttattattcatgacaataaataataatatttagaaaatgTATTTCTTTCTATTATGACATAGAAAAGAAGGCCATTAATCCTATTCAACTCGCCAACTTGTAATTAAATCGACATTATAAGAAAATTGGATAGTTATTATTACTTATTtcctgtaaaaataattattttttattaaaataaatgttttaatagGAAATAGTCACTTTCGTAAAAAAATAAGTGACAATAACTACTACATTTTCTTATAgtactatagtataatatactatataagttaatatatattaatatatataatataaaaaatatataatatatttaatttaatatatataaattagtgtaaatatcgtttgaacgtaaattatatatgttataacgtaaggaaaaaaattgtgggaaattTCTTGCTCGATTTTGAATTATAACATTCAAACGTCAAAAATTAACATTTGAGCATCAAAAAGTAACATTCAAATGTTGCTTATGAAAATTGGGCATGATAatttaacgttcaaacattacttttaaatattagGCGAGATTATTTAACGTTCGAAAGTACAacttaaacgttcgaacgttagataAAAATTAGACTGCTTTTAATGAATACATGCACGGGAGGAAGCAGACTCATTTTTGTTGCTCCTCCaatgcatgagagagagagagagagacggttagagtgagagagtgttagagtgagagagtgttagagtgagagaggattAGAGTGACAGGGGTTAGTATTTTGTCAAAAATCCATAGATTGTGGTaagaaaaaactattttttcttttaatttttttacaattctATGATATTtgtcttgtatttttttatatatgtattataactaactagtgttatgatttttttgaaggattggttGTTGTAGCTTATTAAAAGCTTGTGATTtgtaagaggatattgtgaagcatagttatatttctaaacttttttaatatgtttatacaTTTGTTGTGATTTTATTCTTGATAATTGTTGGAATATACAAGAGCAAATTGAAACATTAGAGTTAAAGTCATGTGAAGCTAAAATGCTAAAGTCAGATAAAGAAACTGTTAAATGATAGTTAAGTTAGTTGATGTAATAAGttagttaaatttcttgtatttcTTGTATCTGTGATAGTAAAGTCAGATGACTTATAATGCCAATATGTGTATATAAAGAGTAGTGATGTAAAGTAACAATCACTCAAGcaattcaattcattttcttcctttttactCTGTTTctgatttacatattttacatggtatcatcgAGTATCAGTTTTCCGCTGCTCtcttgatcaaattcttgatcTATCTTTCAGCTTTCTTTCTGCTTTCTTGCTGTTTTCTTGCTGCTATGGAATCTTCTGCTAATATGGCAGCTTCttttttatcttcatcttcaatgaATCCATCTGATGATTCATCCAGCCCTTACTATCTCCATCCTAGTGACAACCCTGGAGCTCTTATTGTTTCTGAATTTTTCAATGgtgcaaattatgttttttgGAGTAGATCAATCTCGATTGCTCTTTCTATAAAGAACAAACTTGCCTTTATTGATGGAAGTTTTCCTCAACCCGGTCCTGATAACATAAAGCTTCAAGTTGCTTGGCTGCGAGCAAACAATCTTGTTTTGTCTTGGTTGATGAACTCGATTGCAAAAGAACTTCGAGGAAGTCTTCTCTACTTCAACACTGCATCTGACATTTGGGATGAACTAAAAATTAGATATCTTCGAAGTGATGGCCCATGAGTCTTTATATTAGAGAAATCTTTAAGCTCTATTTCTCAAGGCTCAAACTCAATCACTGAGTATTTTAGtgatttcaaaactttatgggatgaatacATTAGCTATCGCACTCTTCCTAAATGTATTTGTGGAATTATGAACACTTGTACTTGTGCCATATTAAAGAATCTTGCTGATCGCCAACAAGCAGACTATGTGATGAAGTTCTTGGTTGGTTTACATGATTCTTATTCGGCCATTCCAAGTCAACTGCTTCTTTCTCCTTTACCATCAATGGGAAGGTCTTTTCTTTGCTGCTCCAAGAAGAAAGCCAAAGATCTTTAACAAATGCAGTAGGGATTCCTCTTGATTCTCATGCTATGGCTGCTACACAACCACCAAGACAAACCTATTCCAATGTTTCTAAGTCCAACAAACTCAAAGGAAAAATCTGAAAGCACTTGTTCCCATTGTGGATTTTTTGGACATCTTGCAGACAAGTGTTTTCAGATCATAGGTTATCCACCAGGATGGAAAGGCCCTCGAGGAAAAAGATTCAATTCAACACGATTGCCCAATGCAAACATTGCATCTTCTCTGGAGCAAAATTCAAATATCCCAAACTTGCCTTTTTCTCAAGAGCAAATACCAAATCTGATCACTCTTGCCAATAACTTGTCTACTTCACCTATCAATTCTAATTTTGCAGTCAATATTGCCTCCACATCAGGTAATCATTTCACTGCTTGTTTAGCTATTAATTCTTTGAACAATAATTCTCCATGGATACTAGACAGTggagcaacagatcatatgatctgttctcTCCACTTCTttacttcaataaaaatacctACCAAACCATCTTTAGTCCATTTACCAAATTGTCAACTTGTTCCTATTAGTTTTACAGGAACTGTCAAACTCTCTTCTGATTTAGTGCTACATAATGCTCTCTACATCCCTTTTTCATATCAATCTCATCTTTGCTTCAAGATTGACTAAAGAAAACTCTATTGCCTTGTCTCTTTTTCAATCTAAATGTGTCTTGCAGGATATCAACAAATGGAAGAAGATTGGGCTTGCTGAAGTTAGAGCTGGCCTATACCaccttattaattttcttgataaCACACAAAAGGCATCACCTGACTCAAATAACTCCTTTTTGGCCAACACATCTTCCATCAGTCCCGACATATGGCATTCTCAGTTGGGACATCCTTCTCCTGCCAGATTGAAAATCATAAGTTCTATTAATCCTTGTATAAAATCATCTCACAATCATGTCTATGAGATTTGTCCTCTAGCTtgacaaaaaaaattgtcttttCCTGTATCACAAAACAATGCAAATAAAGCTTTTCAATTAGTGCATTGTGACATTTGGGATCCCTTCTCAACTCTTTCACATTCTGGTTACAAATTTTTCCTTACAATTGTGGATGATCATACACGTTTCACTTGGCTTTATCttatgaaaacaaaatcaaaaactAGATCCTTACTTATCCACTTCATTGCTTATGTTCAAACCCAATTTAATACTCAAATTCAGACACTTAGAATAGATAATGGCCAAGAATTCAACATGCCTACTCTTTATCAAAAATATGGCATGATCCATCAACTATCTTGTGTAGAAACTTATGAGCAAAATGGTagagttgaaagaaaacaccagTATCTGTTAAATGTAGCTAGAGCCCTCATTTTCTAGTCCAAATTACCTTTATCTTATTGGAGTGAATGTGTGTTAACTGCCACACACCTCATTAATCGAACTCTCTCCTCTATGTTAGAAAATAATACACCTTatgctcttctttttcaaaaaccacCTACATACAACTACCTTAAAGTCTTTGGTTGTTGATGCTTTGGTAGTACAATTCAAAACAGTCGAGGAAAATTTCAACCTAGAGCCTCAAAATGTCTATTCCTTGGATATGCACCTAATATCAAAGGATATAAGGTGCTTGACCTCCTTACTCTTAAAATCTTCATTTCTAGGAATGTTGTATTTCATGAATCTATCTTTCCTTCTATACCAAACACCAATCATACACCTTTTATATTTCCTAATTTTCCTTCATCATATGATTTCACAGTGCCTTCCATTTCATCTCCTGATATTGCAGTACCTCCCACTTCAAATTCTGACAATGCAGTCCCTCCCATTTCAAATTCTGAAAATATAATACCTCCCGTTTCATCTTCTAACACTGCAATACCTTCTGCAATTATAGTACCTTCTGTCTCATCTTCTCATATTCTAGTATCTTCCAATTCACCTCCTGTCTCACCTTCAAATTCACCTTCCAGTTCTCAGATTACAATACCTCCTATTTCTCAAATAAACCATGAACATATAAATCCTAGAAGATCTGAGAGAATAAGGAATCATCCCCCATACTTGCAGAATTTCTATTGTGGTAATATGGTCAAGCCTGCTTCAGCATCTCAGGAATCTTTCCATTGCTATCTTCCTTCTCCTAATAAACCATACTCTATTGCACATTTTCTTTCCACTACCAAATTGTCTTCTAAACATAGAGCTTTTACTTCTACTTTATCTTCTACTTTTAAACCTAAAACTTTCAAACAAGCTAGCTCACATCCTCAATGGCAAACTACCATTTCAGAAGAGATTAAAGCTCTCGAATTAAATAGAACTTGGGAACATACAATTCTACCTCCAAATAAGATTGAAATAGGATGTAAGTGGGTTTATCGTGTTAAATACAAAGCTGATGGTACAATTGAAAGATACAAGGGTAGATTAGTGGCAAAGGGgtacactcaacaagaaggcCTTGAGTTTTTTGATACATTAGACCCTGTGGCTAAAATGACAACAATACGCACTTTGTTATCAATTGCTGCAATTAAGCATTAGCATTTACATCAACTTGATCTAaacaatgcttttcttcatggggACTTGAATGAAGAGGTCTACATGCAATTACCACCAGGGTACTCCTGACCAACTGATCATAGACTTTGCAAACTCAAAAAGAGTCTATATGGTCTCAAATAGGCCTCAAGACAATGGTTTTTTAAGTTGTCTTCATCTTTGCTTCAGTTTGGCTTCACTCAAGCAAAGTCTGATTCTTCTTTGTTCATCAGACACAATTCAACTAGTTTTGTGGCACtcttgatttatgttgatgatgtcaTCATTGCATCTAATAATCTTGATGATATAGTCACTGTTAAACAGTTTCTACATGATTTTTTTACAAGAAAATATTTGGgggaactcaaatattttttggggaTTGAAATGGCTAGATCAGCTAAAGGCATCTCTTTGTGCCAACGCAAGTATGCTTTAGACATCTTGCAAGACAGTGGATTTTTAGGATGCAAACCTATAGCCTTTCCTATGGAATCTACCCTAAAATTGAGTGTCAATAATTCATCTCCTCCTTTGCCAGACCCTGCATTATATAGAAGACTTGTTGGCCGTCTACTATACCTCACTATAACCAGACTTGACCTATCTTACTCAGTACAAGCATTAAGCCAGTTCATGGCTAAACCTAGTACCAAGCACTTTCAAGATGCTGAAAGGGTTCTCAGATACATTAAAGCAACAACAGGCCAAGACATTTTCTTATCTGCAGATTCTCCTCTCCATTTAAAAGCTTATTCAGACAGTGACTGGGGTGGATGTATTGATACTAGAAGAAGTGTCACTGGTTTTACAATGTTTATTGGAGATTCTCTCATCTCATGGAAGTTAAAGAAACAACCAACTATTAGTCGATCCTCAACTGAGTCTGAATACAGAGCTCTAGCCTCTACTACATGTGAAATTCAATGGTTAATGTATCTACTAGCTAACTTACATATTCCCCATCCACAAGCTATTTTGCTTTACACTGACAGCAAACCAGCTTCTGAAATTGCATCAAATCCTGTTCAACATGAAAGGACAAAACACATCCAGCTAGATTGCCATCTGGTTCGAGAAAAATTACAAGAATGACTGATCAAGATCATTCACATTCCTTCTAAACATCAACTGGCAGACATATTAACTAAACCACTTGgttcttttaattttcatcatttAGTCCGCAAGATGGGAATGATAAATATCTATTCCTCTCTTGAGGGGGGATGTTGGAatatatatacaagagcaaATTGAAGCCTTAGAGTTAAAGTCATGTGAAGCTAAAATGCTAAAGTCAGATAAAGAAACTATTATATGATAGTTAAGTTAGTTGATGTAATAAGtaagttaaatttcttgtatcTGTGATAGTAAAGTCAGATGGCTTATAATGCCAATACGTgtatataaatagtagtgatgTAAAGCAACAATCATTCAAGCAGTTCAattcattttcttcctttttactCTGTTTctgatttacatattttacaataatgatgaatattttgatgtgtACAATGTGAGTTGATTGTGGATTTTTATGAATTAGATGTGGGTataatattgtgagttgagtaaTGAATTTTGATTGcatatattgtgaatatgttgtgAATTGGatattgatgaattagaaggaattagaaagaaatatttgtaatatggattgtgtaatataataaattaaaatgaaaaattgtgttttgtgtaTGGTTATTcttaaagtgaaaatataaatattgggGTATATTTAtggattaaaatgaatatgttttacaattgtgtatttttttaagcatatGTTGATATTATTTGTGTATGTTAtacttgtgtattttttgattatttgtgaagCATATGTTGTGATTATTTGTGTATGTTatatttgtagatttttttattatttgtgtatttttttgagTATTTGTGAAGCATATCTTGTGATTATTTGTGTATGTTATATTTGTAGATTTTTTGAttgtttgtgtatttttttattattgatgaAACTTATGTTGTGATTATTTGTGTATCTATAACTAGTGGGggatgtatattttattttgatgtctaactaattaaaatattatgattacaaaggataatatagtatatagcttattaatatatactaacaACTATGTTTATCTAGCATACTGATAGATATTAACAACTTAAGAAGAAGCATACTAATGGTCAAATAGgtaaaataatagataaataagtAGAGAgttggaataaataaatatacttatttaaaataaaataataagtaaatgAATAATTCATTCCATCaggtatataaataattcactccattaaatatataaatattagtaaacaTTTTAGACATAATAACTAATTCTACCTAATATGTGCTTGCTTTTGTAAGggattattaaaataaatcaacttatactaacttatactataaataataagaaataaatatgaattaaaatatttagtaGTAGGTATCAATTAATAAGTAACtaagatatataataaaatatataaaattatattttacataggCATCAATTACAATAACATTAATTTTGTGTATGGCCTCTTAGGGAAATTATAAGTTTAAGAACTTAATTTAAGACTAAggataaatatattattcaCTAAGGTTAAAATATTAACACTTAATATACATTTAAtatgataataaatatttaatgaatttAATAAGTATTTAGACATTATAACTAATTTTAATTAGTATGTGCTTATACTTgtaagtaattaaaataaatcaacttaTACTAAGTTATATAATAAGTAACTAAGATATATACTAATCCGAgatcaataaatgaaatatttcacaTAGAATATCCCCAGCCAATCcaagatttaattaaaatgctTTGTTGTCTGTTGAAAAATCGGAAGCTTCTTTTCCataactaataatttttttttttataaattaacaatgtcaaataaatagtagtattatattattaaactaGAGAGAAGTATTGTAAATATGCAAACTATTTAAGTACtaacattatcttttaaaattgctaatgtGGCTTTGTTAGAAATGATAATCCTAAAAGTTTTTTCCTTATTCATGTCTATGTTATTGCTCACACTATGAGCGTAGTGAATGGATAGATCCTGCCGCTGCAGATAATTATATAAGCGgtgttaattttgttaaataaattatacaatatgtgaatcatttttttttatttatatgtcttttaatatgttacttattatgtattttctttctaattgtaagaaaaaatgatggatatgcagtcagcttctgagGAATCATTTCCTAGTGACATAGACATATTCATGCAAATGTTTGGGACCAAATCTAGTACGGTAAGAGGTTTGGGATGTAATTTCAAGCATCCTGGTTAATCCTCGACGACCTCATctatataatatctattattataataagttaGTGTTGTGGGTCAAATTTGATAGTTACTGTAGCATGACTAAATTAaaggaataataaaaaaaattcttctttcttACTATACTGATTTGGTTGCATCAGTTTTTTGAGGgctataatattattactaattaatatataatctgtagaatggtaaaatataataaaataaaatattttaaaatttttaaaaaataaattaatattattttattattatataaagaatatatgaataatccaatatggaaAATAGAAGTGAATGAAATAGATAAAAGGtaaatttatatcatattaacTAAAACTTTAAGTATGAATTTGGCTATTCTAATATTGAGATTGCTCTAAAGCCATGGCAACGcccttttaattcattttagtcattttatagaTTTCAAGCCAATGCGAGTGCATGCTTAAATGGATTAGCCAAAGCCTACCCAAGTTTTAGCTTTTGTAATATGAAAATGTATTTGTCTATTCCATTTACATCCAATCTctatattgaattatctatttattttttatataagaataaattaatattttttttgtatttttaatttatttatttttatcatattttacaattctaccaattatatattaaattatgttctAATTAAATACATGGTTTATCATATTCTACTAAGAAAAGAAATGCAATACACagtaaagaataaagaaatgcaTTTACTGTAGCATAAATTAACTGtttattaaattgtaaaatagtttaaTACATTGTATTGTACCATTTACACgtgttatttgcagatgatacattGTGTTTTATACTTGTTTGTATTTTTAGGTTGATTTATCTTAGCTTTTAGTATAAATgctttttacaaaatttattttaaaaattttatgtatatatagtcaATTTTAAGTACTCTTTTGGATAATTTTTACATCcttgaataaaaaatgatatatataaaatatatttca is a window from the Carya illinoinensis cultivar Pawnee chromosome 14, C.illinoinensisPawnee_v1, whole genome shotgun sequence genome containing:
- the LOC122293766 gene encoding uncharacterized mitochondrial protein AtMg00810-like, whose protein sequence is MARSAKGISLCQRKYALDILQDSGFLGCKPIAFPMESTLKLSVNNSSPPLPDPALYRRLVGRLLYLTITRLDLSYSVQALSQFMAKPSTKHFQDAERVLRYIKATTGQDIFLSADSPLHLKAYSDSDWGGCIDTRRSVTGFTMFIGDSLISWKLKKQPTISRSSTESEYRALASTTCEIQWLMYLLANLHIPHPQAILLYTDSKPASEIASNPVQHERTKHIQLDCHLVREKLQE